The stretch of DNA GGGGGCCGGTGGGTTTTCCCGAGCCCGGGAGTTCAGGATCCCCCGGCGGCTCTCCTACCCGCCTCTGCTCTCTGCATCTCTGCCGGCGCTGGGTCTTCCTTGCAGCGCTGCACccggcttttaattttttttaacatccttGCCCTTGCTGCGTCCTTTGGCAGCAGCGCGAGCGGCGGAGCCCGTTGGCACGGAGCAGGAGAGCCGTGGGCGGGTGCCTGGAGGGGGCCAAGGTGGCGGGTTGGGGGGTGCGTGGGCCTGAGCCCAACAGTGCCCACGGTGCCGGACGGCCGCCGCGTGGGACCGGGCGCTGCCCCGGTGCCGCTCGCCATTGCCTGTGCTCAGCAGGGTGACGCCGGTGGAGAACGGGGCCCCGCGGGAGCAAAAGCGGCCCAACGCCCCCAACGGGGTGCTGCAGCCTCCGAGGAGCACGGGGCAGGGGGAgaccccggccccggggcagccccagcccggcggcggcaggacgGAGGAGATGGCGAGGGAGCGGGAGGATGAGGACGAGTCCTCGGAGGAGCCGGGGCGTGAGGAAGCCCTCATGGCCGAGCTCTCGGAGCTGGTGCGGGAGGTGGtgaagagcagcagctggtgGGAGAGGCACGGCGTGGACGTCTGCATCATCGCCCTCAGCTTCCTCCTGCTGCCCGCGGGTGAGCGCGGCCGAGCCCCGGCGTGCCGGGCTCCCTGTGCCGCCTCGCAGCCGTGGCACGCGCCGTGCCGCTGGAGTGGGAGGTCTTTGCCCTGGGGGGTGCAACAGCCTGTTAAGCGGCTGGCGCTGCCCCTAACGAGGCTGCGGTCCCCCCGTGCCGGGCTGCCGGTGTCCTCATCCCGCTGGGATCCGGCGTCGGGGACGGGGGCTCCCGGCGGGCGCAGCCCCGGCTCGCCTTTGCGGCGCAGGGTGCCACGGTCGAGCCCGCGTGCTCCCAGCCAGCGCCGTGCTGAAATCGCACGGGGACGGTCCTTGCCCCTGGAAATAGCCTGTCCTTCCTCTCCTGGCCGAGCCCGGGAATTCTTCCGGGGGTGAAATTGCCACCGggccaggcccaaggagaggCAGAGCTCTTGCAAAAGCCCTACGGCCTTCACCGGGTGCTTGATTTTCCTCTTGCCGGGCTGATATAGAGCGATGCGAATTCCCGGCTGGAATGGCCAAGCCTTGAGCGCGCCCACGAGCctggcgcagcgcagcgcggaggcggcggctccCCGGGCGCTGGGAGGGCTGGGGCGGAGGCTGCTCCGCGGGACGCTCCCAGGGCGCGGGAGGGCTGCGGAGGGGCTGGAGAGGGTCACCGGCAGCGGGGAGGGCCGGGAAGGGCTTGCTCAGCCCACGGAGCTCTGTTTTCCCGGCTGCGTGCGAGCACCCGGCTCCTGGCTGCGCAGCACCTCTGCGTCTGGGCTTGCGCTGGGTGGGGATGCAGCAGTGCCGGCGCATCCTGGCATCCTGCGACGCTGCCGCAGGGCAGAAGTGTGTTTGACCCCTGGAGACAAAAAGAAGAAGATGGGGGTGCGGGGAGGCTCCGGTGTCTGCTTACCTGGGAGCTTTGAGCACCTGTAGCTACGTCCAAAAAACAGGCGTAGGGCAACCGTTAATGCGTTTTGGTGAGATGGCACCTCTGAGCCCCCCTCGCCATCCAAGCGCAGACACCAGCCTGGGAGCcggggagagaagaggggaaagagcCTGGGCTGGAGGGAAGGGGATGTgaggaaggggggaagagggaaagagggaccgggaagaagggagaggaggaaaggtgcaagatgctcAGGGCCGGTGAGTGGGAAGCAGCAATCGGTGTCCACGCGGCTGCAAGATGCTCTAACCCCGGTGTCGGGCGTGATGGACGGCAGCGAGGGTGATGGAGTGGTGGGGAGCCTGCACGGCACAATGGGGGGGAATACAGGAATTGAGGCTTTCCCTGCGTTTCCCAATATGCTGGAGGCTGATCCCTTCCCTTCGGTGTTCGCTCCGCAGGGTTCCTGTGCCTGCGGTCAGCCCATGCCCTCCCCTTCCTGGCCGGCATCGTCATCCTCGGCGTGGTGCACCACACACTGACCGTGAAGGGCAGCCACCTGGCCAGCCACAACGCCTTGACGGAGTCCAAGTCCTGGGGCAAAGTGTGGGCCATCTTCTTCATCGAGGTGAGCGGACGCCGGGGCAGGGCCAGCCATCGCCGCCAGGCACCCGACGCGAACGTGCAGTGAGGGACAGCGCTGTGACAGGGTGTGCGTTTAGGTCCCCTTGGCCACGGTGCTGTGGAGCAGGACGTCACGAATGCTGGTCTGGTGGTGCAGTGACGCACGGCATGGGAGCAGCTGGGAAGTGGCCAGCAAACCTGCCACGGCTTGGGAAAGCTCTGGAGAGCAAGGAGAGACAGCACGTGGTTGCCAGCTCCCCGCGGCCGAATCTGGTGCTTGCCCATGGGTTTCCTCCCTGTGGTGCAATGGTCGGCTGCATTTGGGGTGTCCGGTGCTAATCTCCAAGTTCATTTCCAGGCCACTTGGGAGTGCGCGGGTGCCAAGCAGGGTGTCCCGGCAGTGCATCCCCGGGCCAGCGCAACCCTTGTGCCATGGCTGTGGGGCATTgcctctcctttctcttccctcccagcTCTGTTCAGCTTTCACAGCTGAGCAGGCCACCTACAACCACGTGAAGATCCACCATGGCTACACCAACGTCATCGGCCTGGGAGACTCCAGCACCTGGAAGCTTCCTTTCTTGAACCGCTACGTCTACATGTTCATCGCACCTCTCGCAGTGCCTGTCATAACCCCTCTCGTTGCACTGGGTACGTGCCTGAactgtgctgggaaggggcccTGGGTCTGGTGAGCTGCTTGTTAGCAAGGCTTCACCCTGCCAAAGAGTCCTGTCGCATCTGGTCACATCAGGGTAGTTAAGGTGCGATGCACATCCACAGTGCGATGCAGAGAGGAGGCGATGCTGCTCATTCGTTCATCGGGATCTGCTCCAGCAAAGGTGTTTGCTCCATCTCTCCTTTCTGCTGATGCTCAGAAATGCTTCAGACCTCCCTATACTGGTCGAGCATTGAAGGCTCTGGCAAAAGCCATCATGAGCCCTAAGAGCCCCAAACTTGCTCTCCCTTAATTCAGACCCCTGGCTCTAGCAGGGTTCACGTTTGCACACGGATGTCTGGCTGCTCAGAGCGTCGCAGTGATATTGATGACTGCGCGCCGGGTCAGGGCTTGTGAGGGATACGCCAGGCTGGGGCTTGACAGAAGCTCGGGCAGACCAAGTGGTGACTTGGAGGAAATAGCGGTGCCAGGAGATGATTATGGGAGAAAAGCCCAGAAAATGCTAATATAAGGAAGCACAGCCCTTCTGAATGTACAGCTCTGGGCAATGCCAAAAAAGCAGAGAATGACTTggcaaattaaaagaaatgaagatgcaTCCAAATGCTTGATTGATTCAGCTTGATTTTCCTGCCCTACCCCCACTGCAGAGGAGTTAGCGGGATTTTGTGCTGTCTTTGCTCTGTCCTTGACCAGACACGTTCTGGCTGCCTCcgagggatggggctgggggcatCTCCATGCTCCAGCCCATCAAATGAGCCCTCGAGCAGGTTAGCAGGGCTTGGGCCTTTCAAGCTAGCCCGGAGgctggggaaaggggaagggagagagggatgaAGGCAGTGCAGGGCTGCGCAGGTGGCTGTGCCTGTGCATAAGCCCGGGCCTCTCCACCACGTGCcgtctcttcttccttttgcagATTTGCTGAGGAACGTCAAGTTGAAAACAGCTCTCCGGACCATTTGCTTCATGCTTCTGGGTCTTTATTCCCATTACTGGATTCTGCTCCATGTCTCGGGCTTCCAGTCCGCCtggtctgctctgctctgcatgcTGGTCACCCGCTCCCTCCTTGCACATCCCTATATCCACGTGAACATCTTCCAGGTAGAAACTTTAAGCTCCAAGATGTCCTAACAGCCTTGGAAATGGGCCAACCACCACCCAGTGAAATAGTCCTGACATTGCTGGCTGGTGAGCTTAAGACGGGCAGGCTTTGCTTTAATCTCCCTTGTGCTGATTTCAGAGCAGAGGAGGTTCAGGGCTGAAACCTTGAGAAGGAAAGTGGTGGCTCCTGGAGCTGTTGGGAGAAAGTCAAGGGAGAGTGAATGCAAAAGGCTGGACCGGGATCTTCTCCCTGCCGGAGTGAATTGTGGTGGCTTACAGGATTTGGGAGGGGGTTGTTGCATTTATGCTGTTGTAGGTGAAGCCAGTGAAATTCCTGGCTTGGAGAGAGGCTGTTTCTGTGAAGTACCGGTGTGTTTGGGGGGACGGAGCCAAGGGGCGCTCCATGGGCGCTCCACGCGTGTTGCATGCCTGCAGACAGGAGGGTTTGGGCcagaggagggcaagggacagGGCAGACGGCTGCGATTTGCAAACCCCATGGGCACCCAACGCCGCCGGCCTCCCCTGCAGCACATCGGCCTCCCCATGTTTGCGGCCGATAGGAAGCCCAAGCGGATTCAGCTCATGAGCCTCGGCGTGCTGAACCTGCCCCGCAACGCCCTGCTTGACTGGTCCTTCGGCCACTCGCTCATCAGCTGCCACGTGGAGCATCACCTCTTCCCCGGCCTCTCCGACAACATGTGCCTGAAGGTGAGGGCAGAGGTGCACGCCGGCGTGCACGCGCCGGTGCAACCGGCACCTGCTGCGCTTCGCGCTCTCCTCGCCCTGCGGACCCGAGCCGGCACCGCCGTGGGCTGCCGTCCCCCATGCTGGGGACCTTTCACCGCCTTGCAGGAGTCCCAAACCCGCTGCTTTCCGCTCCCTGCTCCGCGCAGCTTCCTCCGGCTCCTTCCCCGCTCCCGCTTTCATCCCCGGCACAGCCTCCAAGCCGTCGGGCTCCTCCTGCCTTCTCTCTTGGGAAAGCATCTCAAGCACCGTGTCATCTGGCGATAATTTCAGCCGGAGCCCACGCCAGCCTCCTGCAATTTTGGTCGTGCCTCTACTTGTTGCTCTCAGGTGTGGGATGTGCCAAAAACCTCGGATCCAAGCGCTGCCCTGCTCAGCACGAGGGGGCTCAGTTTCTTTAACgcctttcactttttttcccctccccaaaatcAAGTAGCAGTAGAAAGAGCGTGGCCAGAGCCACTCTTCAGGCTGCACCTCGCGCTCAAGCCGAGGAGGCGGCTGAGGCAAGAGCTGCCTTCCACGAAGTGCTCTGCGAGGCGCAGGCGACCTGGCCGGCGGTGTCCCTCCATCCTGACCGCGGCAGGGAGCGCGCACAGGGACACCAGGACGCAGACAGCTAAATGCAGGCCCAAAGTGGGGAGTGTGCACGGCCCGGGGCTTCGGGGCGGCTTTGCCGGGCGCTCGGCGATGCCGCTGGCCAGACGCCCAGCGCAGACGTCGGTGCTGCCACCGGGACGTCCtgccccggggtgactctgccTTTGCCTTTGCAGATCAAACCCATCGTCTCCCGGTACCTGAGGAAGAAGCAGCTGCCGTACAATGAGGACTCCTACGCATCCCGGCTCCGGCTCTTCCTGCAGAAATACGAGGAGCTGATGGTCCACGCTCCCCCCATAACGGAGCTGGTGGGCATCCAGTGAGCACAGGGCCCTCCGGACTGTCGGGGGCTGTTTTCCGCAGGGCGTTACAGCAGGGACGGTGGTTTTGGCAGGATCAGGACATCAGACGCTTGCTTCCATAAAGCAGTTGTGTAGGAAACATGTTTATCCCGAATGTCTTGCTTTTGCATAGCTAGAGACGCGCGCAGGCACCGGGGGACGTGCGGGCGGCGCTGCGGGAGAGGAGCTGGGCGCCGATGCCCATGACCCGAAGGGCATCACCATGGCTATTTGCAGCTAGGACTTGGTTTTATCTGCTGGTGGATGTTTGCAGAGAGGAAAATCCCTCCCGGTGGCTGTTCTCCTCCtgccgtgtccctgggcaggaGGGGACAGCGGGCGCGCGCCAGGCAGTGCATGGCATCCCTATCCCAGGTGCTGCCGGGGCTCCCGGGACTGGTTCCTGGCTGGCAGCCGCTGCAGGGAGCCTGGACATGCcgggcagctgggccagggctgTGGGAAACTGCACTGCAGCACCGTGGCGGGGGGCTCG from Apteryx mantelli isolate bAptMan1 chromosome 19, bAptMan1.hap1, whole genome shotgun sequence encodes:
- the FADS6 gene encoding fatty acid desaturase 6, which gives rise to MAREREDEDESSEEPGREEALMAELSELVREVVKSSSWWERHGVDVCIIALSFLLLPAGFLCLRSAHALPFLAGIVILGVVHHTLTVKGSHLASHNALTESKSWGKVWAIFFIELCSAFTAEQATYNHVKIHHGYTNVIGLGDSSTWKLPFLNRYVYMFIAPLAVPVITPLVALDLLRNVKLKTALRTICFMLLGLYSHYWILLHVSGFQSAWSALLCMLVTRSLLAHPYIHVNIFQHIGLPMFAADRKPKRIQLMSLGVLNLPRNALLDWSFGHSLISCHVEHHLFPGLSDNMCLKIKPIVSRYLRKKQLPYNEDSYASRLRLFLQKYEELMVHAPPITELVGIQ